The following are encoded together in the Salvia hispanica cultivar TCC Black 2014 chromosome 6, UniMelb_Shisp_WGS_1.0, whole genome shotgun sequence genome:
- the LOC125194921 gene encoding uncharacterized protein LOC125194921, translating to MAEPTNHDLIVALRKEVEKMREERSRAKAEKEKQASGPQIEANNFKLGIPLINRVEQNAFAGRDTEDTNRHLTKFVEIANTIKINGVDDDIVRVRLFPFSLTDAAKEWYDCLPADKTKNWKDLVVLFLDKYYPPGTILKLKCEIFQFIQGSDEPLYEALARFKALLRKFPNHGFGIDHQVGILYNGFNEKISSLLDSGANGGFLRKGGVVAMEVIEELATNSRGWSKEKHKAERLDAVKKPCGNETSQELAFIRARLEKLEAPGKEGNAIKDVKYVQNGGDPNRLYNNNYRPNQGGGFNLGKEKGMEPPTKEDKYEAGIQKILELMLEDRKNNETKMGVVEERLTKLESGLNTVVSTMSIIKLQMDQFQKKAVEDKGKAVAKVVGINKDEASISGRSFGDCPTPSGPPHTLQRAATGAQFGSCPTSGGPPQTPQRPATEEAEAPAKIELVRHNGIVLPFQPRKPFKLEEQFQQFLNMFCKCHTNLPLVDALQEIPRYAKLLREAVMKKQKLQKSDLKLPLHCSDIIQKQRTVKQRDPGQFIIRCSIGNGKVDKALCDLGASVNIMPLEYYEKLNIEPLKSTDTCLRMADNTAVNAVRVIEDVLVKVDYFIFPADFFVLDMKVDTQVPLILGRNFLATCKALIDVGKGEITISDHRGKSTYNIESMMLKYEEAKQAKMEHDCREVMVTDLSKPYDPFGGEDLSNPTIFIVNTLPQAPKKGEYNPTKPTLQEKPKRKKRKKTPPQDDPKIYVIKTSNGKFKWWKKVFNKLVPLAVAETKIVGSDLSVATVACAAVRHLLAGTFC from the exons ATGGCGGAGCCTACCAACCACGATCTTATCGTCGCCCTCCGAAAGGAGGTGGAAAAGATGCGAGAAGAGAGATCTCGGGCAAaagctgaaaaagaaaaacaagcaAGTG GTCCGCAGATAGAGGCCAACAACTTCAAGTTGGGGATACCCTTAATCAATAGGGTTGAACAAAATGCCTTCGCAGGAAGAGACACCGAGGACACAAATCGACATCTCACCAAGTTCGTGGAAATAGCTAATACAATCAAGATCAATGGTGTTGATGATGATATTGTGAGGGTAAggctttttcccttttccttaaCTGATGCTGCTAAAGAATGGTATGATTGTCTGCCTGCagataaaaccaaaaattggaAGGATCTAGTGGTACTCTTCCTCGACAAGTACTACCCGCCTGGCACCATCCTAAAGCTTAAGTGTGAGATCTTTCAATTCATACAAGGATCCGATGAGCCTCTATATGAAGCTCTCGCACGTTTCAAAGCCCTTCTCCGCAAATTCCCAAACCATGGTTTTGGAATAGATCATCAGGTAGGAATCCTTTATAATGGGTTTAACGAAAAAATCTCTAGTTTGTTGGATTCAGGGGCGAATGGGGGATTCTTGAGGAAAGGAGGAGTTGTTGCTATGGAGGTGATAGAGGAATTAGCTACAAATAGTCGAGGTTGGTCCAAGGAAAAACACAAAGCTGAAAGGCTAGATGCAGTGAAGAAACCATGTGGGAATGAGACATCCCAAGAATTGGCATTCATCAGAGCAAGACTAGAAAAATTGGAAGCTCCAGGCAAAGAAGGGAATGCCATCAAAGATGTCAAATATGTCCAAAATGGGGGTGATCCCAACAGgctttataataataattatcgCCCTAATCAGGGGGGcg GGTTCAATCTAGGCAAAGAGAAAGGAATGGAGCCACCTACCAAGGAAGACAAATATGAGGCTGGCATCCAAAAGATCTTGGAGCTAATGTTAGAGGATAGAAAGAACAACGAGACCAAGATGGGAGTTGTAGAGGAAAGACTAACCAAGCTTGAATCTGGGTTAAACACTGTTGTCTCCACTATGTCCATCATTAAGTTGCAAATGGATCAATTCCAAAAGAAGGCAGTGGAGGATAAAGGCAAGGCTGTTGCCAAGGTTGTCGGTATCAATAAGGATGAAGCCAGCATCTCCGGAAGGAGTTTTGGGGACTGTCCGACACCCAGCGGACCTCCGCATACGTTGCAGCGGGCCGCAACTGGGGCACAGTTTGGATCCTGCCCGACGTctggcggaccgccgcaaaCCCCGCAGCGGCCCGCCACTGAAGAGGCAGAGGCACCCGCCAAGATAGAACTCGTGCGGCATAATGGGATTGTACTCCCCTTCCAGCCGAGGAAGCCGTTCAAGCTTGAAGAGCaattccaacaatttttaaatatgttctGTAAATGTCATACTAACCTCCCTCTTGTTGATGCATTGCAGGAAATACCTAGGTATGCCAAGCTCTTGAGAGAGGCGGTGATGAAAAAGCAAAAGCTCCAGAAATCTGATCTAAAGCTACCTCTTCACTGTAGTGATATCATCCAAAAGCAAAGGACTGTCAAGCAGAGGGACCCTGGCCAATTCATCATTCGTTGTTCCATTGGGAATGGCAAGGTAGACAAGGCTCTTTGTGATCTTGGAGCTAGCGTCAACATAATGCCATTGGAGTACTACGAGAAGCTCAACATCGAGCCGCTCAAATCCACAGATACCTGCTTAAGGATGGCCGATAACACTGCGGTAAATGCGGTAAGGGTAATTGAGGATGTGTTAGTAAAGGTTGATTACTTCATATTCCCTGCcgatttctttgttttagaCATGAAAGTTGATACACAAGTTCCTCTAATTTTAGGCAGAAATTTTCTAGCCACATGCAAAGCTCTTATTGATGTAGGTAAAGGAGAAATCACAATAAGTGATCATAGAGGAAAGTCGACCTACAACATAGAAAGCATGATGCTTAAGTATGAAGAGGCGAAACAAGCTAAGATGGAGCATGATTGCAGGGAGGTCATGGTGACCGATTTGTCTAAGCCTTATGATCCATTTGGAGGGGAAGATCTTTCTAACCctactattttcattgttaACACTTTACCTCAAGCTCCTAAAAAGGGCGAGTATAATCCTACTAAGCCTACCTTGCAGGAAAAGCCcaagagaaaaaagaggaagaagactCCACCTCAAGATGACCCCAAAATCTACGTAATCAAAACCTCGAATGGAAAATTCAaatggtggaagaaagttttcaacaagtTGGTTCCATTAGCGGTGGCAGAGACTAAAATTGTTG gCTCTGACCTCTCCGTAGCGACTGTCGCATGTGCTGCGGTCCGCCACCTGCTCGCTGGAACATTCTGTTGa
- the LOC125194922 gene encoding uncharacterized protein LOC125194922 has translation MKESFVPRSYYHKLRGELPELRQRSMSVMDYYYELLALMNKIGVNESEESTQDRFIHGLNISLKHKVQIEALRRITLGEVLRFSKTFESQGKEVALSKARVASNQTGMGGNKWSAPSKKMESPPITQGKAPYKASPNPSPQATKNPPSTESSKVKCFKCKGYGHYARECPNQRVMVIGQDGSVHSEDEEDRVEEGKEASVEPRMSYSGGEEEDEGSKTLVMLRILNVQPDLEEHKEQRCNIFHMNYKVRTKTCLVIIDGCSCANVVREQVVAKLGLKVDKHPNPYKLQWLGESGELKVKAQCLVLLKNGVFEDEVMCDIIPMTACHMLLGRPWEFDRRVYKNGFTNEYFYMVNGLKVRLKPLLPKDVFEAHQHLQRERERDREKRLVSERELKKPSERGGGESKNKVPKQEKPQAREGKGCLLARTPDLGWALKFRSTILLMVRNDLCLNANTKPCPLLIESVLQGLKDVFPDELSDELPPLRGIEHQIDFVSGSSLPNRAAYKANPKETQELQRQVEGLLAKGLIRESLSPCVVPVILVPKKDGTWRMCVDCRVINKITIKYRHPIPRLDDMLEDLCGSNCFFKIDLASGYHQIRMKEGDEWKTAFKTKFGLFEWLVMPFRFTNAPSTFMRLMNHVLRPFIGKFVVFLGFVVGRDGVKVDEEKVKAIREWPTPKNVSEIRSFHGLANFYRRFVRDFSIKASPLNHIVKKNVEFEWGEEQERAFNTLKNDLTHAPLLAYLTIS, from the exons ATGAAGGAGTCCTTTGTGCCTAGGTCCTATTATCACAAGCTTCGTGGGGAACTTCCAGAGCTAAGGCAAAGATCCATGAGTGTGATGGATTACTACTATGAACTTCTTGCCTTGATGAACAAGATTGGAGTGAATGAATCGGAGGAATCCACTCAAGACCGATTCATCCATGGTCTCAACATTTCGTTGAAGCATAAAGTCCAAATTGAGGCTTTAAGGAGAATCACATTGGGGGAAGTACTACGTTTTTCCAAAACTTTTGAGAGTCAAGGAAAAGAAGTGGCTCTTAGCAAGGCGAGGGTGGCCTCTAACCAAACCGGGATGGGAGGGAACAAGTGGAGTGCCCCTTCCAAGAAGATGGAGAGTCCGCCTATTACTCAAGGCAAGGCACCATACAAGGCATCGCCAAACCCGAGCCCACAAGCTACCAAAAATCCTCCTTCAACGGAAAGTAGCAAGGTGAAATGTTTCAAGTGTAAGGGCTATGGTCACTATGCACGTGAGTGCCCTAACCAAAGAGTGATGGTTATTGGGCAAGATGGTAGCGTGCATAGTGAGGATGAGGAGGATAGAGTGGAGGAAGGCAAGGAGGCGAGTGTGGAGCCGCGTATGTCATATTCTGgtggagaagaagaggatgAGGGGTCGAAGACACTAGTGATGCTAAGGATTCTCAATGTACAACCCGACCTTGAAGAGCATAAGGAGCAAAGGTGCAACATCTTCCATATGAATTACAAGGTACGAACTAAAACTTGTTTGGTGATTATTGATGGATGTAGTTGTGCTAATGTGGTACGTGAACAAGTAGTGGCCAAGTTGGGGTTGAAAGTTGACAAACATCCCAATCCTTACAAGCTTCAATGGCTAGGGGAGTCCGGAGAGCTAAAGGTGAAGGCTCAATGCTTAGTTCTTTTGAAGAATGGTGTCTTTGAGGATGAGGTGATGTGTGATATCATTCCAATGACGGCTTGTCATATGTTGTTGGGAAGGCCTTGGGAGTTTGATAGGAGGGTGTATAAGAATGGTTTCACCAATGAATATTTCTACATGGTGAATGGTTTGAAGGTTAGGTTGAAGCCCCTCTTACCTAAGGATGTGTTTGAGGCACACCAACATCTACAAAGGGAAAGGGAAAGGgatagagagaaaaggcttGTGAGTGAGCGTGAGCTAAAAAAGCCAAGTGAGAGAGGGGGTGGTGAGAGCAAAAATAAAGTACCTAAACAAGAAAAACCACAAGCAAGGGAGGGAAAAGGTTGCTTGTTAGCTAGGACTCCCGACCTTGGGTGGGCACTAAAATTCCGTTCAACCATTCTCCTCATGGTCCGGAACGATTTATGTTTAAATGCTAACACTAAACCTTGTCCTTTGTTGATTGAAAGTGTTTTGCAAGGTCTTAAGGATGTCTTCCCGGATGAGCTATCCGATGAGCTTCCACCATTGAGGGGCATTGAGCACCAAATTGACTTTGTGTCGGGTTCATCTCTTCCCAATCGGGCGGCGTACAAGGCCAACCCAAAGGAGACTCAAGAGCTTCAAAGGCAAGTCGAGGGACTCCTTGCCAAAGGTTTGATTCGAGAATCTCTTTCACCTTGTGTTGTACCCGTTATTTTGGTGCCTAAGAAGGATGGAACTTGGAGAATGTGTGTAGATTGTAGAGTTATCAACAAGATCACCATTAAGTATAGACACCCCATACCTAGGCTAGATGACATGCTTGAGGATCTATGTGGCTCTAATTgtttcttcaaaattgatttagCAAGTGGGTATCACCAAATTCGCATGAAAGAAGGGGATGAATGGAAAACCGCTTTTAAAACCAAATTTGGCTTGTTTGAATGGCTTGTTATGCCTTTTAGGTTTACTAATGCTCCTTCCACTTTCATGCGTTTGATGAATCATGTGCTTCGTCCTTTCATTGGAAAATTT GTGGTGTTTCTTGGATTTGTTGTGGGGAGGGATGGTGTGAAGGTAGATGAGGAGAAAGTGAAGGCGATTAGGGAGTGGCCTACACCCAAGAATGTGAGTGAGATTCGATCTTTCCATGGTCTAGCAAACTTCTATAGGAGGTTTGTGAGGGACTTTTCCATTAAGGCCTCTCCCCTAAATCACATTGTGAAGAAGAATGTAGAATTTGAGTGGGGAGAGGAGCAAGAAAGAGCCTTTAACACTTTGAAAAATGACCTTACCCATGCTCCTTTGTtagcatatcttaccatatcttag